A stretch of Acidimicrobiales bacterium DNA encodes these proteins:
- a CDS encoding bacterial transcriptional activator domain-containing protein, which yields MVRVFLTGRLTVVGADGSFDEADLPGTQGRVAFAALALHHDPLARDDLADLVWDNDTLPGAWSQALNSIVSKVRRLLTSIGVDGRAALRQVGGSYQLVVPSDWWIDAEDAVRRLDRAEGAARHGDWKAAATDATVAASIFRRPFLTGSEGLWVERERARLRNAQYRSHEVLAESWIEQHDPGLAATIARQAIELDPLRESAYRLAIRAELARGDRAAAALVFRRCEQTLRDELGITPSADTRHLRDQLGP from the coding sequence TTGGTACGAGTCTTCCTCACCGGCCGGCTCACGGTCGTGGGCGCCGACGGGTCCTTCGACGAAGCCGATCTGCCCGGCACCCAGGGGCGGGTGGCATTCGCCGCGCTCGCGCTACACCACGATCCGCTTGCCCGTGATGACCTCGCGGATCTCGTCTGGGACAACGACACGCTGCCGGGCGCATGGAGCCAGGCGCTGAACTCGATCGTAAGCAAGGTGCGTCGCCTGTTGACGTCGATCGGCGTCGACGGGCGGGCCGCCCTTCGCCAGGTGGGCGGCTCGTATCAACTCGTCGTTCCGAGCGACTGGTGGATCGATGCCGAGGACGCCGTGCGGCGCCTCGACCGGGCTGAAGGCGCGGCCCGGCACGGCGACTGGAAGGCTGCGGCAACCGACGCCACCGTCGCCGCGTCGATCTTCCGGCGCCCCTTTCTCACGGGAAGCGAGGGTCTGTGGGTCGAGCGGGAGCGGGCGCGGCTGCGCAATGCGCAGTACCGAAGCCACGAGGTCCTCGCCGAGAGCTGGATCGAGCAGCACGACCCGGGACTCGCGGCGACGATCGCCCGCCAGGCGATCGAGCTGGACCCTCTGCGCGAGAGCGCGTACCGGCTCGCGATCCGCGCCGAGCTCGCACGGGGTGATCGCGCCGCCGCCGCGCTCGTGTTCCGGCGCTGCGAGCAAACGCTGCGCGACGAACTCGGCATCACGCCGTCGGCGGACACCCGTCACCTCCGGGATCAGCTCGGGCCGTGA
- a CDS encoding enoyl-CoA hydratase — protein sequence MSDLRTITYEVDGMICTITLDRPDVANAQDTQMIDEIDEAFDRADADDTVRVVILAANGKHWSAGHDLKALVGDTEPDQWRQMRDTPEGKWQHEKVMYFDRCLRIRDFRKPTIAAVQGKCIAAGVMLACMCDIIVASDDASFQNPVLRMTGAGVELLVEPWEMPARKAKEFLLAAETFTAQEAERLGMVNRVVPRDELTTATRELADRIALVPPATAQVVKRSINKTLDLQGQRDAYDYHFQAHHWMHNTSTALEALEARQAKGSMKEVFAEHRDEETSR from the coding sequence ATGAGCGACCTACGGACCATCACCTACGAGGTCGACGGAATGATCTGCACGATCACTCTCGATCGACCCGACGTGGCGAACGCGCAGGACACGCAGATGATCGACGAGATCGACGAGGCGTTCGATCGGGCCGATGCCGATGACACCGTGCGCGTGGTGATCCTCGCCGCCAACGGCAAACACTGGTCGGCCGGCCACGATCTGAAGGCCCTCGTCGGCGATACCGAACCGGACCAGTGGCGCCAGATGCGCGACACGCCCGAGGGGAAATGGCAGCACGAGAAGGTCATGTACTTCGACCGCTGCCTGCGCATTCGTGACTTCCGCAAGCCGACGATCGCCGCCGTGCAGGGCAAGTGCATCGCGGCGGGGGTCATGCTCGCCTGCATGTGCGACATCATCGTCGCGAGCGACGACGCCTCGTTTCAGAACCCCGTGCTGCGGATGACCGGTGCGGGGGTCGAGTTGCTCGTCGAGCCGTGGGAGATGCCGGCCCGCAAGGCGAAGGAGTTCCTGCTCGCGGCGGAGACCTTCACCGCCCAGGAGGCCGAGCGGCTCGGCATGGTCAACCGCGTCGTCCCCCGCGACGAGCTCACAACGGCAACGCGGGAGCTGGCCGACCGGATCGCGCTCGTCCCCCCGGCCACGGCGCAGGTCGTGAAGCGGTCGATCAACAAGACGCTCGACCTCCAGGGTCAGCGCGACGCGTACGACTACCACTTCCAGGCGCATCACTGGATGCACAACACGTCGACCGCGCTGGAGGCGCTGGAGGCCCGGCAGGCCAAGGGGTCGATGAAAGAGGTGTTCGCGGAGCACCGGGACGAAGAGACGTCCCGGTGA
- a CDS encoding EAL domain-containing protein, with product MTAAVLVAALAPLAIVGLVSDAKQESLALESAFERLEGIAAAQVGQLDAIINADREIAEILVTQTAVRNGLTMVSADIESALVEAVEEIERLESVAVLDTGNNVIAGSDASAVDRVNDVRDLLSMEGGFEGVVVEGADGDPVVMSATPVVVDGVEVGCIIIETSIDAITALATNYDGLSETGETSVAQRHESGGAEFIAPLRFTDGAVLDLVIPASATEAPITLALAGHEQRFDGVPDYRAQSVLAVTRTVDGPGWAVVVKMDRAEALAGMASFRTTLVGATLIGALLVIGLAVLFGRRISKPIQRLTEAAVGVAEGDLAARADITTRDEIGALASAVTTMTDTLVHANEVEALRIRELEQVNAQLEASDANVRSIVDHAAEGIMTCSRAGIIESVNPATAALLGCPASAIEGQPFSHHFGVSSLGDDVDPERANLVEWIWNREEEVLGLYARRDTGERVPLRISLSRVEIDDNVRFHVLVRDVSEAVDFERRLWESAHYDGLTGLPNRELFLSELDQVLASATERVDDEIPAVLFIDLDRFKVVNDAWGHAAGDELLKLVTARLKNAIRDGDLLARFGGDEFVVMAMTTDDPHELVALGRRIIRELESPFRLGDHVTYVGASVGLALGDEPGVSANDLVSQADVAMYAAKTGGRGRVAVFDGAMRDKVRSRHRLHTELRHALDNDELEVHYQPIVNVVSGEFEGAEALVRWEHPTRGFIPPAEFIPTAEETGLVTNIGRVVLREVARQIVDWSTRSGGSPRIAVNLSAREVMDPTIVDTVLDTLAAAGASPSSLTLEVTESVLVTDAQAAIDNLTRLRRTGVQIALDDFGTGYSSLTYLRDMPVDIVKIDRRFIEELANGNAESSIAAMVLGLGRTMGLTVIAEGVETAEQHEQLLSVGGTYAQGYLYARPAPAGAITNLLWPADRVVDVSAIER from the coding sequence ATGACCGCCGCGGTGCTGGTCGCCGCGCTCGCCCCGCTGGCGATCGTGGGCCTCGTCTCGGACGCCAAACAGGAGTCCCTGGCCCTCGAGAGTGCGTTCGAGCGGCTGGAGGGAATCGCCGCCGCCCAAGTCGGTCAGCTCGACGCCATCATCAACGCCGATCGCGAGATCGCCGAGATCCTCGTGACCCAGACGGCGGTTCGCAACGGACTCACGATGGTGTCCGCGGACATCGAGTCCGCGCTCGTCGAGGCCGTCGAGGAGATCGAACGGCTCGAGTCGGTCGCCGTCCTCGACACCGGCAACAACGTGATCGCCGGCAGCGACGCCTCCGCCGTCGATCGCGTCAACGACGTCCGCGACCTCCTGTCCATGGAGGGTGGGTTCGAGGGTGTCGTCGTCGAGGGGGCCGACGGTGATCCGGTCGTGATGAGTGCCACTCCCGTCGTCGTCGACGGCGTGGAGGTCGGCTGCATCATCATCGAGACGTCGATCGATGCGATCACGGCGCTCGCCACCAACTACGACGGTTTGAGCGAGACCGGCGAGACGTCGGTCGCGCAACGGCACGAGTCCGGCGGCGCCGAGTTCATCGCCCCGCTCCGCTTCACGGACGGCGCGGTTCTCGACCTGGTGATTCCGGCGTCCGCCACGGAGGCGCCGATCACGCTCGCCCTCGCCGGCCACGAGCAGCGCTTCGACGGTGTGCCCGACTATCGCGCCCAGTCGGTTCTCGCCGTCACCCGCACGGTCGACGGGCCGGGTTGGGCGGTGGTCGTGAAGATGGACCGGGCGGAAGCGCTCGCCGGCATGGCGTCGTTCCGGACGACGCTGGTGGGCGCCACCCTCATCGGCGCACTCCTCGTGATCGGCTTGGCCGTCCTGTTCGGGCGCCGTATCTCGAAGCCGATCCAGCGCCTCACCGAGGCCGCCGTCGGCGTTGCCGAGGGCGACCTCGCGGCGCGGGCGGACATCACCACCCGGGACGAGATCGGCGCGCTCGCGTCGGCGGTCACCACGATGACCGACACACTCGTGCACGCCAACGAGGTCGAGGCCCTCCGCATCCGCGAACTCGAGCAGGTCAACGCGCAGCTCGAGGCGAGCGATGCGAATGTGCGGTCGATCGTCGACCACGCGGCCGAAGGCATCATGACCTGTTCAAGGGCAGGGATCATCGAGTCGGTCAATCCCGCGACCGCGGCGTTGCTGGGGTGCCCGGCGTCGGCGATCGAGGGACAACCCTTCAGCCATCACTTCGGCGTGAGCTCACTCGGCGACGACGTGGACCCCGAGCGTGCGAACCTCGTCGAGTGGATCTGGAACCGCGAGGAGGAGGTCCTCGGTCTGTACGCCCGCCGCGACACCGGCGAGCGGGTGCCGCTGCGAATCTCGCTCAGTCGGGTCGAGATCGACGACAACGTGCGGTTCCATGTGCTCGTGCGCGACGTCTCCGAGGCGGTGGACTTCGAGCGTCGGCTCTGGGAGTCCGCCCACTACGACGGTCTGACCGGTCTTCCGAACCGGGAGCTCTTCCTGTCGGAGCTGGACCAGGTCCTCGCGTCGGCGACCGAACGGGTGGACGACGAGATCCCGGCCGTCCTCTTCATCGATCTGGATCGATTCAAGGTGGTCAACGACGCGTGGGGCCACGCGGCCGGTGACGAACTCCTCAAGCTGGTCACGGCTCGGCTGAAGAACGCGATCCGCGACGGCGATCTTCTCGCCCGCTTCGGTGGCGACGAGTTCGTCGTGATGGCGATGACGACGGACGATCCCCACGAGCTGGTCGCGCTCGGTCGCCGGATCATCCGCGAGCTGGAGAGCCCGTTCCGACTCGGCGACCACGTCACCTATGTCGGTGCGAGCGTCGGTCTCGCCCTCGGCGACGAGCCCGGGGTGAGCGCCAACGACCTCGTGAGTCAAGCGGACGTCGCCATGTACGCGGCCAAGACCGGTGGGCGCGGTCGCGTCGCCGTGTTCGACGGCGCCATGCGCGACAAGGTGCGCTCCCGTCACCGTCTCCACACGGAACTCCGCCACGCGCTGGACAACGACGAGCTGGAGGTCCACTACCAGCCCATCGTGAACGTGGTCTCCGGTGAGTTCGAGGGGGCCGAGGCGCTGGTGCGGTGGGAGCATCCGACCCGCGGCTTCATCCCTCCCGCCGAGTTCATCCCGACGGCAGAGGAAACCGGTCTCGTCACCAACATCGGTCGCGTCGTCCTGCGGGAGGTCGCCCGCCAGATCGTCGACTGGAGTACTCGCAGCGGCGGGTCGCCGCGGATCGCCGTGAACCTCTCCGCCCGTGAAGTCATGGATCCCACGATCGTCGACACCGTGTTGGACACGCTTGCTGCCGCAGGAGCATCACCGTCCTCGCTCACCCTGGAGGTGACGGAGAGCGTGCTGGTCACCGATGCCCAGGCGGCGATCGACAACCTGACTCGACTGCGTCGAACGGGCGTGCAGATCGCGCTGGATGACTTCGGGACCGGCTACTCGTCGCTCACCTACCTGCGGGACATGCCCGTCGACATCGTGAAGATCGATCGGCGCTTCATCGAGGAGCTCGCCAACGGCAACGCCGAGTCCTCCATCGCCGCGATGGTGCTCGGTCTCGGCCGCACGATGGGCCTGACCGTGATCGCCGAGGGCGTCGAGACCGCCGAGCAGCACGAACAACTCCTCTCCGTCGGCGGCACCTACGCCCAGGGCTACCTTTACGCCCGCCCCGCACCCGCCGGTGCGATCACGAACCTTCTCTGGCCCGCGGACCGCGTCGTCGACGTCAGCGCGATCGAACGGTAG
- a CDS encoding acyl-CoA dehydrogenase family protein, producing MDFDLSPDQVALRDAAANLLDAECSIERVRAAADGFDRELWASMVEQGWTAIAVPERLGGLGLGVVEIAVLLEQAGAHLAPVPLLQQLTAIAALPESVSLPSLLAGDTVAAVAHRSIARNDDGTASGRPEPVVYGAVADLLVVPAGDELVVVDLAGVDRVAEPAMDRTRQLAWIDLDHAPATVIGGADAVAAHRRRGAVFHAAEMLGSAEAVMTLAVEYAKEREQFGRPIGSFQAVKHRCADMLVDVEGMRSAVFHAAWAIGADDPDAAVAAATAKVWCSDAGVRVAESALQVHGGIGFTWEADVHRYLKRAQLDQVSFGDARHHRAELAALLTARLESGGSVLG from the coding sequence ATGGACTTCGATCTGTCGCCTGACCAGGTGGCCCTGCGTGATGCCGCTGCGAATCTGCTCGATGCCGAGTGTTCGATCGAACGCGTGCGCGCCGCGGCGGACGGCTTCGATCGCGAGCTGTGGGCGTCCATGGTCGAACAGGGATGGACGGCCATCGCCGTACCCGAGCGGCTCGGCGGGCTCGGTCTCGGCGTCGTCGAGATCGCCGTCCTGCTCGAGCAGGCGGGTGCCCACCTCGCGCCCGTGCCCCTGCTCCAACAGCTCACCGCGATCGCGGCGCTGCCCGAATCGGTGTCGTTGCCCTCGCTGCTCGCCGGCGACACCGTCGCCGCCGTCGCCCATCGCTCGATCGCCCGCAACGACGACGGCACGGCATCCGGGCGTCCGGAGCCCGTGGTCTACGGCGCGGTCGCGGACCTCCTGGTGGTGCCGGCGGGGGACGAACTCGTGGTCGTCGATCTGGCCGGTGTGGATCGGGTGGCCGAGCCGGCTATGGACCGGACGCGACAGCTCGCCTGGATCGATCTCGATCATGCGCCCGCCACCGTGATCGGCGGGGCCGACGCCGTGGCGGCCCACCGGCGTCGTGGCGCGGTGTTCCACGCCGCGGAGATGCTCGGCAGCGCCGAGGCGGTGATGACGCTGGCCGTCGAGTACGCGAAGGAGCGAGAGCAGTTCGGGCGGCCGATCGGCAGTTTCCAGGCGGTCAAGCACCGGTGCGCGGACATGCTGGTGGACGTCGAGGGAATGCGCTCGGCGGTGTTCCACGCAGCATGGGCAATCGGCGCGGATGATCCGGATGCGGCGGTGGCCGCCGCCACGGCGAAGGTCTGGTGCAGCGACGCCGGGGTACGGGTCGCGGAGTCGGCGCTCCAGGTGCACGGCGGCATCGGGTTCACCTGGGAGGCCGACGTCCACCGGTACCTCAAGCGGGCCCAGCTCGATCAGGTCTCGTTCGGCGACGCGCGCCATCACCGGGCCGAGCTCGCTGCGCTGCTGACCGCTCGCCTCGAGAGTGGCGGGTCCGTCCTCGGGTGA
- a CDS encoding ABC transporter permease subunit, whose translation MTGRRAPGWQVVAAQELRDLWRSAKGLSVLFGFTVLLSAMAYAAASDADLNLLDSRESVGLVGQAAIALGALAALVVSADAISGERERGTLESILVTPLARRDLVIGKLVAASTMWLAAVAVAIPYLATMGRGPGISFDAVLTVGLAGSLAAAALTALGLAISAVSYSNRASLAASVALLLLLAAPSQLPAITTKSTLGSILIRANPVAAGMRLTDRVLVKQHSWSSQWTLLLAPAIAAVLFTVLAVRMSRRLELGDSR comes from the coding sequence GTGACCGGCCGGAGGGCGCCCGGCTGGCAGGTCGTCGCGGCCCAGGAGTTGCGCGACCTGTGGCGCTCCGCCAAGGGGCTCAGCGTGCTGTTCGGCTTCACCGTCCTGCTGAGTGCGATGGCCTACGCCGCCGCGAGCGACGCCGACCTGAACCTTCTCGACTCCCGCGAATCCGTCGGGCTGGTCGGCCAGGCAGCGATCGCCCTCGGCGCGCTGGCGGCGCTCGTGGTCAGCGCCGACGCCATCTCCGGCGAGCGCGAGCGGGGCACGCTCGAATCGATCCTGGTGACGCCGCTGGCCCGGCGCGATCTGGTGATCGGCAAGCTCGTCGCGGCCAGCACGATGTGGCTCGCGGCGGTGGCGGTCGCCATCCCCTACCTCGCGACGATGGGCCGGGGGCCGGGTATCTCGTTCGACGCGGTCCTGACGGTCGGTCTGGCCGGCTCGCTGGCCGCGGCCGCGCTCACGGCCCTCGGACTCGCGATCAGCGCGGTCAGCTACTCGAATCGAGCGAGTCTCGCCGCATCCGTGGCGCTGCTTCTTCTCCTCGCCGCGCCGAGTCAGCTCCCCGCCATCACGACGAAGAGCACCCTCGGCTCGATCCTCATCAGGGCGAACCCGGTCGCCGCGGGGATGCGGCTGACCGATCGGGTGCTCGTCAAGCAGCACAGCTGGAGTTCCCAGTGGACGCTCCTGCTCGCGCCGGCGATCGCTGCGGTCCTGTTCACGGTGCTCGCCGTGCGAATGTCACGGCGTCTCGAGCTCGGAGACTCGCGATGA
- a CDS encoding SRPBCC family protein — MTDTTTGRSEITIGRPPAEVFAAIADITRMGEWSPETVACRWLGDGRGVGATFEGDNLAALGPITLKKWTTVSEVTAFKEGVVFEFVTEDTTTWRFDFSAVDDGTRVVQSFSHPPTTGIKRVMYNAFGSRRKAMVAGMGKTLGRVKAALES, encoded by the coding sequence ATGACCGACACGACGACCGGCCGCAGCGAGATCACGATCGGGCGCCCACCCGCTGAGGTGTTCGCCGCGATCGCCGACATCACCCGGATGGGGGAGTGGAGCCCGGAGACCGTGGCGTGCCGTTGGCTCGGCGACGGCCGAGGCGTCGGCGCCACGTTCGAGGGAGACAATCTCGCGGCGCTCGGGCCGATCACACTCAAGAAGTGGACCACCGTCTCGGAGGTGACCGCCTTCAAGGAAGGAGTCGTCTTCGAGTTCGTCACGGAGGACACGACGACGTGGCGCTTCGACTTCTCCGCCGTCGACGACGGCACCCGCGTGGTCCAGTCGTTCTCCCACCCGCCGACCACGGGAATCAAGCGAGTCATGTACAACGCGTTCGGGAGCCGCCGCAAGGCGATGGTGGCCGGCATGGGGAAGACCCTGGGCCGAGTGAAGGCCGCGCTCGAGTCCTGA
- a CDS encoding DUF1059 domain-containing protein encodes MKQFACGTVVEGCDGVVTGATDDEVLAAAAEHAATVHGMSEVPDEVVAAIRAGITEG; translated from the coding sequence ATGAAGCAGTTCGCGTGTGGAACCGTGGTGGAGGGATGTGACGGCGTCGTAACCGGCGCCACCGACGACGAGGTGTTGGCGGCCGCCGCCGAGCACGCCGCGACCGTCCACGGCATGAGCGAGGTGCCCGACGAGGTCGTTGCCGCGATCCGGGCGGGAATCACCGAGGGTTGA
- a CDS encoding acyl-CoA dehydrogenase family protein has product MDLTPTADQDAFRAECRAWLEDNLPWAYGVGLPPLFDDLAEEVAFLRDWQAKLAEAGLVGVTWPSEYGGRDATPLDHYIVQEELARARAPELVGRIGVNLVGPTLLAHGTAEQKARWLPSILGADQLFCQLFSEPDAGSDLAAVKTRATRVDGGWLLDGQKVWTSYAQFADWGLCLARTDPEARKNKGISAFMVDMAAPGIDIRPLRQITDEADFNEVFFDEVFVADDQLIGPENGGWGVSGSTLTHERGTNPRQLVIHSQLLDELYRLATDRGLTADVRTEQDLAQAFVELRLFQLQNWRSLSRLQHGRELGPEAATAKLYWSEMSQRLHATAMRVLGDEAPLWRGAADNPADGRWQRSWLYYRAASIFAGTNEIQRNIIGERTLGLPREPR; this is encoded by the coding sequence GTGGATCTCACGCCGACCGCGGATCAGGACGCGTTCCGGGCGGAGTGCCGCGCCTGGCTCGAGGACAACCTGCCCTGGGCGTACGGGGTCGGCCTGCCGCCCCTGTTCGACGACCTCGCCGAGGAGGTCGCCTTCCTGCGTGATTGGCAGGCGAAGCTCGCCGAGGCGGGGCTCGTCGGCGTGACCTGGCCGAGCGAGTACGGCGGTCGGGACGCAACGCCCCTCGACCACTACATCGTGCAGGAGGAACTCGCCCGGGCCCGCGCCCCCGAGCTGGTCGGCCGCATCGGCGTCAACCTCGTCGGCCCGACCCTGCTCGCCCACGGCACCGCGGAGCAGAAGGCCCGCTGGCTCCCGAGCATCCTCGGTGCCGACCAGCTCTTCTGCCAGCTCTTCAGCGAGCCGGATGCCGGCAGCGATCTCGCCGCGGTCAAGACACGGGCGACGCGGGTGGACGGCGGCTGGCTCCTCGACGGGCAGAAGGTGTGGACCTCCTACGCCCAGTTCGCCGACTGGGGCCTCTGCCTCGCCCGGACCGATCCGGAAGCCCGCAAGAACAAGGGGATCTCGGCGTTCATGGTGGACATGGCGGCGCCCGGTATCGACATCCGCCCGTTGCGGCAGATCACCGACGAGGCGGACTTCAACGAGGTGTTCTTCGACGAGGTGTTCGTCGCCGACGATCAGCTCATCGGCCCCGAGAACGGCGGGTGGGGTGTCTCCGGGTCGACCCTCACGCACGAGCGGGGCACGAACCCGCGCCAGTTGGTGATCCACTCGCAGCTGCTCGACGAGCTGTACCGCCTGGCGACGGACCGCGGCCTCACCGCCGACGTCCGCACCGAGCAGGACCTGGCACAGGCATTCGTCGAGCTGCGGCTGTTCCAACTCCAGAACTGGCGCTCGCTCAGTCGGCTCCAGCACGGTCGCGAGCTCGGGCCGGAGGCGGCAACGGCGAAGCTCTACTGGAGCGAGATGAGTCAGCGGTTGCACGCGACCGCGATGCGGGTCCTCGGCGACGAGGCGCCGCTGTGGCGAGGGGCCGCCGACAACCCGGCCGACGGGCGGTGGCAGCGGTCGTGGCTCTACTACCGGGCAGCGTCGATCTTCGCGGGCACGAACGAGATCCAGCGCAACATCATCGGTGAACGCACGCTGGGGCTTCCCCGCGAACCCCGCTGA
- a CDS encoding phytanoyl-CoA dioxygenase family protein — MSIDQRTRLQKDVRELARDEVFDDLIPTALATHADLAGRGATYKNAPALGLCVDDRSITLRTEGSTMTMVAGLDDAGVVAEMGADALSDLVQDSQSTMGLAMTSRVQLTAGDINAWILWEPILRALLDGRKVHESGDVDFVGLDGEPLDLDRSFTPEDDKEEIGHFLAEAGFLHIRGVFDEAEMAAVADDIDTWIERATPDDGESWWATDEDGVDQAVRVLFFYEKSEALRDLVESERYQWLKDLTGDGHEHKGGAEGLVKPLGIVKGLSDLPWHKDCGQGRHSYVCSGMTCGISVTGADRVSGALGVIPGSHRANTIATMRDRDLDLRPRMLETATGDVTVHCSDTLHRAHPPVERPRKVVYSGFGLPPLPGDEVKPDPRYSREARAELTDVQDRIQAADNPEADHRYAPGRGR; from the coding sequence ATGTCGATCGATCAGCGCACTCGGCTCCAGAAGGACGTCCGTGAGCTCGCCCGCGACGAGGTCTTCGACGACCTGATCCCGACGGCGCTCGCGACCCACGCCGATCTCGCCGGGCGGGGGGCGACCTACAAGAACGCGCCGGCGCTCGGCCTCTGCGTCGACGATCGGTCGATCACCTTGCGGACCGAAGGCTCCACGATGACGATGGTGGCCGGTCTCGACGACGCCGGCGTGGTCGCGGAGATGGGCGCGGACGCCCTCTCCGACCTGGTGCAGGACAGCCAGTCGACGATGGGTCTCGCGATGACCTCGCGGGTGCAGCTGACCGCCGGCGACATCAACGCGTGGATTCTCTGGGAGCCGATCCTGCGGGCCCTGCTCGACGGCCGCAAGGTCCACGAATCCGGCGATGTCGACTTCGTCGGTCTCGACGGCGAACCGCTCGACCTCGACCGCTCGTTCACGCCGGAGGACGACAAGGAGGAGATCGGCCACTTCCTCGCCGAAGCCGGGTTCCTCCACATCCGGGGGGTGTTCGACGAGGCGGAGATGGCGGCGGTGGCCGACGACATCGACACCTGGATCGAACGGGCCACGCCCGATGACGGCGAGTCCTGGTGGGCAACAGACGAGGACGGCGTCGACCAGGCGGTACGCGTGCTCTTCTTCTACGAGAAGTCGGAGGCGCTGCGTGACCTCGTCGAGTCCGAGCGCTACCAGTGGCTCAAGGACCTGACCGGTGACGGACACGAACACAAGGGCGGCGCGGAAGGACTGGTGAAGCCGCTCGGCATCGTCAAGGGCCTCAGTGATCTCCCGTGGCACAAGGACTGCGGGCAGGGCCGCCACTCCTACGTGTGCAGTGGCATGACGTGCGGGATCTCGGTGACGGGGGCCGACCGGGTGAGCGGCGCGCTCGGCGTGATCCCCGGATCGCACCGTGCCAACACCATCGCGACCATGCGCGACCGCGACCTGGACCTGCGGCCCCGGATGCTCGAGACGGCGACCGGCGACGTCACGGTGCACTGCAGCGACACGCTGCACCGGGCCCATCCGCCGGTCGAACGGCCCCGCAAGGTCGTGTATTCGGGCTTCGGACTTCCGCCGCTGCCCGGCGACGAGGTCAAGCCCGACCCGCGCTACTCCCGTGAGGCACGAGCGGAACTGACCGACGTGCAGGACCGGATCCAGGCCGCGGACAACCCCGAGGCCGACCACCGCTACGCGCCGGGGCGCGGCCGCTAG
- a CDS encoding ABC transporter ATP-binding protein produces the protein MITCDQISVSYGRTIAAERVTFDVAAGEILGLLGPNGAGKTSVIRALTTILEPTGGSAVIDGCPLTDAPAVRSRIGVLPESSGYPTARSAHEVLLFHGRLFGLDRAEASARADELLQRVGLRDQRDARVSTFSRGMRQRLGIARALVNRPRALFLDEPTLGLDPAGQQEILTFLREDAIAGGGAVVLCSHLLDEVERVCDRVAIMHDARVVAAGSVADVVASARVLGGARLDVRPTAVATTVAALNEVAGMHATCGTGSAGRVDVDFRPNGPTMSDLARELGERRLDFTALEARGARLSDAFLELTGATGEVLAW, from the coding sequence ATGATCACCTGCGACCAGATCAGCGTCTCGTACGGCCGGACCATCGCCGCGGAACGCGTGACCTTCGACGTGGCCGCCGGCGAGATCCTCGGCCTGCTCGGGCCGAACGGTGCCGGCAAGACGAGCGTGATCCGCGCCCTCACCACGATCCTGGAGCCGACCGGCGGATCCGCAGTCATCGACGGGTGCCCGCTGACGGACGCGCCCGCCGTGCGATCGCGGATCGGCGTGCTTCCCGAGAGCAGCGGCTACCCGACCGCCCGCTCCGCCCACGAAGTGCTCTTGTTCCACGGACGCCTCTTCGGACTGGACCGCGCCGAAGCGTCGGCGCGAGCTGATGAACTCCTCCAGCGCGTGGGCCTTCGCGACCAACGCGACGCCCGGGTGTCGACCTTCAGTCGCGGGATGCGGCAACGGCTCGGGATCGCCCGCGCTCTCGTGAATCGCCCGCGAGCCCTCTTCCTCGACGAACCGACCCTCGGACTCGACCCCGCCGGCCAGCAGGAGATCCTCACCTTCCTGCGCGAGGACGCGATCGCCGGCGGCGGAGCGGTCGTGCTGTGCAGCCACCTGCTCGACGAGGTCGAACGCGTGTGCGACCGGGTGGCGATCATGCACGACGCCCGGGTCGTCGCGGCCGGCTCCGTCGCCGACGTGGTCGCGTCCGCCCGGGTCCTCGGTGGGGCACGGCTCGACGTCCGCCCGACGGCGGTCGCGACGACGGTCGCCGCCCTCAACGAAGTCGCCGGCATGCACGCGACCTGCGGGACGGGCTCCGCCGGACGTGTCGACGTGGACTTCAGGCCGAACGGACCCACGATGTCGGACCTCGCCCGCGAGCTCGGCGAACGGCGGCTCGACTTCACAGCCCTCGAGGCTCGCGGCGCCCGCCTCAGCGACGCGTTCCTCGAGCTCACGGGGGCGACCGGAGAGGTGCTGGCGTGGTGA